Proteins encoded in a region of the Epinephelus lanceolatus isolate andai-2023 chromosome 20, ASM4190304v1, whole genome shotgun sequence genome:
- the LOC117264293 gene encoding LOW QUALITY PROTEIN: leucine-rich repeat-containing protein 14 (The sequence of the model RefSeq protein was modified relative to this genomic sequence to represent the inferred CDS: inserted 2 bases in 1 codon), translating to MVLSLVRLCAKEVVSDHSSSPCWLRWVPRELYRPLLEASFTSCRPLAVNELVQRWPERTLRVGGRRKQGQTSPNRLCIQALLLAVVRGLSDQRCALQLLDLCGLQGDEGGTGDPMGGWSLTVALCTMVVQARAGAQRAQRERKRFSALEREGXQRKKGKETNVEGNDRESMGSCGTLSEEELAKGVRRRMEAERKTGTVVTGVGGSRKETDEKEVNSDVVVHVRADLFVNARSWERVRGALNTQGPLKLQCRYLRVEEISVSSIKTLLGLLPPQGLLGIDVRYSSLGVAGLAELLPLLSTFPALNSLRLHYCNLDFRRDHAGQEETLRELCQGLTQLRELRRLSLTALRLPGQLRVLLSSLPQPLEILELPYLSLSPADLAYLSCSHHASTLQQLDLSENRLDENTLTSIRRLLSQASTSLQHLSLSGCGLTDSLLRLLLPSLGGCRTLKSLALALNPLSIAGLMDLVRMAVRMPSLRQLLYPNPLEDYQPGLPDLPSSAQLLDWPLDEATDINITSSQLNRVLIDSGRSDLFLTCDLLNYDKDLVD from the exons ATGGTGCTTTCTTTGGTGAGGCTTTGTGCTAAGGAGGTGGTGAGTGACCACAGCTCGTCACCCTGCTGGCTGAGGTGGGTTCCCCGGGAGCTGTACAGACCGCTGCTGGAGGCCTCCTTCACCAGCTGTAGACCGCTGGCTGTGAACGAGCTGGTGCAGAGGTGGCCTGAACGCACCCTGCGTGTCGGCGGAAGGAGGAAACAGGGGCAAACTTCGCCAAATCGACTCTGCATCCAGGCTTTGCTACTTGCAGTAGTCAGAGGGCTGTCGGACCAAAG GTGTGCGCTGCAACTTCTTGACCTCTGTGGGCTGCAAGGAGATGAAGGAGGGACGGGAGACCCCATGGGAGGCTGGTCTCTGACTGTAGCTCTGTGCACCATGGTGGTTCAGGCCAGAGCTGGagcacagagggcacagagggagaggaagaggttcTCAGCTCtggagagagaggg acagCGGAAGAAGGGAAAGGAAACAAATGTTGAGGGGAATGACAGAGAGAGCATGGGGTCATGTGGGACCCTGAGCGAAGAGGAGCTGGCTAAGGGTGtcaggaggaggatggaggcagagaggaaaacAGGGACTGTAGTGACAGGTGTGGGAGGCAGTAGAAAGGAGACAGATGAAAAAGAAGTAAATAGTGATGTGGTGGTGCATGTGAGAGCTGATCTTTTTGTAAACGCTCGATCCTGGGAGCGTGTTCGTGGGGCTCTGAACACTCAGGGGCCCCTCAAGCTTCAGTGCAGATATCTACGTGTGGAAGAGATTTCAGTTTCTAGTATCAAGACTCTGCTAGGCCTCCTGCCTCCGCAGGGTCTTCTGGGCATTGATGTCCGCTACAGCAGCCTTGGGGTGGCTGGTTTGGCTGAGCTgctccctctgctctccacctTCCCTGCACTGAACTCTCTTCGCCTGCACTACTGTAACTTGGATTTTCGCAGAGACCACGCTGGCCAGGAAGAGACCCTGAGGGAGTTATGTCAGGGGCTGACACAGCTGCGAGAACTGAGGCGCCTCAGCCTCACTGCGCTGCGCCTGCCTGGACAACTGCGTGTGTTGCTTAG CTCTCTGCCTCAGCCTCTAGAGATACTGGAGCTGCCCTATTTGAGCCTGAGCCCTGCCGACCTCGCCTATCTGTCCTGCAGTCATCATGCTTCcacactgcagcagctggaTCTAAGTGAGAACCGTCTGGATGAGAACACCCTGACCTCCATTCGCCGCCTCCTCTCCCAGGCTTCTACTAGCCTGCAGCACCTCTCCTTAAGTGGCTGTGGCCTGACTGATAGCCTGCTGAGACTCTTGCTGCCCTCGCTGGGAGGCTGCAGGACCCTCAAGAGCTTGGCCTTGGCCCTGAACCCACTCTCCATTGCTGGCCTCATGGACCTGGTTAGGATGGCTGTGAGAATGCCCTCTCTCCGTCAGTTACTGTACCCCAACCCCCTTGAGGACTACCAGCCGGGCCTCCCTGACCTGCCCTCAAGTGCTCAGCTTTTAGACTGGCCGCtggatgaagccacagacatcAACATTACCAGCAGCCAGCTCAACAGGGTGCTGATAGACAGCGGGCGCTCTGACCTCTTTCTGACATGCGACCTGCTCAATTATGATAAAGACTTGGTGGACTAG